One window of Campylobacter sp. RM12651 genomic DNA carries:
- the thiD gene encoding bifunctional hydroxymethylpyrimidine kinase/phosphomethylpyrimidine kinase, producing the protein MLNPVLTIAGSDCSGGSGLEADLKTFTMHKTFGMAVVLGVYAVNTQGVYGACVMNEDIVSAQFDAVFKDIPPKALKTGLMGDANLIRLTIEKFKEYKPKNIVIDPVMFAKSGFRLIGDEDFKLYVNEFIKFADILTPNKLEAELLCGFEINSKEKLKDAAKKLIDLGAKSVIAKGGKYFDLAIDYFYDGKDFYELYGKPLNTTNDHGAGCTLSASIAANLANGLSKLQAVKDAKLYTQNAMEFAPNLGSGRGPLNHMFNL; encoded by the coding sequence ATGTTAAATCCAGTTCTAACAATTGCAGGAAGTGATTGCAGTGGTGGTAGCGGACTTGAAGCTGATTTAAAAACCTTTACTATGCATAAAACTTTTGGAATGGCAGTAGTTTTAGGAGTATATGCTGTAAATACTCAAGGAGTTTATGGTGCTTGTGTTATGAATGAAGATATTGTATCGGCTCAATTTGATGCAGTATTTAAAGATATTCCACCAAAAGCACTAAAAACAGGATTAATGGGGGATGCTAATTTAATAAGATTAACTATTGAAAAATTTAAAGAATATAAACCTAAAAATATAGTAATTGACCCTGTTATGTTTGCTAAAAGTGGTTTTAGATTAATAGGAGATGAAGATTTTAAGCTTTATGTAAATGAGTTTATCAAATTCGCTGATATTTTAACGCCTAACAAATTAGAAGCCGAACTTTTATGTGGATTTGAGATTAATTCTAAAGAAAAACTAAAAGATGCTGCTAAAAAATTAATAGACTTAGGTGCTAAAAGCGTGATTGCTAAAGGTGGAAAATATTTTGATTTAGCGATAGATTATTTTTATGATGGAAAAGACTTTTACGAGCTTTACGGCAAACCTTTAAATACCACAAACGATCACGGAGCAGGATGCACTTTAAGTGCTTCTATAGCTGCTAATTTAGCTAATGGACTTTCTAAACTACAAGCTGTAAAAGATGCTAAATTATATACACAAAATGCAATGGAATTTGCTCCAAACTTAGGAAGTGGCAGAGGCCCATTAAATCATATGTTTAATTTATAA
- a CDS encoding heavy-metal-associated domain-containing protein, with protein sequence MKKLLFVSILSSLAFADVSYLLNVKNMGCNGCAKKIIEASKSIAEVKDYKADFNSKDLVITFAKDVDIKAIVEKINEIGYKAVQQ encoded by the coding sequence ATGAAAAAATTATTATTTGTGTCAATTTTATCAAGTTTAGCTTTTGCTGATGTAAGTTATTTATTAAATGTAAAAAATATGGGTTGCAATGGTTGTGCTAAAAAAATAATAGAAGCGTCTAAAAGTATTGCTGAAGTTAAAGATTATAAGGCTGATTTTAATTCTAAAGATTTAGTTATTACTTTTGCTAAAGATGTAGATATTAAAGCAATAGTAGAAAAAATCAACGAAATCGGCTATAAAGCAGTGCAACAATGA
- a CDS encoding TonB-dependent receptor plug domain-containing protein, with product MKQFCKNKIRLSIFLATYIYANTLDEININAVQNIDYLEFSNTIYNKAYLNTQIKQNHTLDELIKNHTNIRITTKDSDNSNSLKPDDFSINGAKTYQNQMFIDGINITSTIQPAMSKTLYKNVWYNPSLGSYSLNIDSEIIDNLSIYDSFVSASYGGFLGGVIDAKIKSPSKNPSGGFSLGYSFQDNIFIDDKIRQKYSSGYGYQDFSNYYKRYFSANFSSYLNDTFGILFFISSNYSNTKIKQKDIYTINKISDTNNLILLKTQKDYDNHILSSTFIYNPYLINQFQEGVIDSNMKVNYGGFSLAFNLESELKNINLNQHLSFLKSNSSRIYDKKVQYQFILPSGIKQSYGGLGDTLQTEKSYQYKLDAKTNEFKNNDLEYSFNFGFELSKNQGKINRINPYTRYEKPIDILACKENDISCINNQYFSYYETHFAKAKKSINNYAQFIQSDIKYHNFRFRLGLRNDYDSLSKRFNIAPRTGLEYYLNDNQFLGFGFNKYYDKGLLAYILYDDYFSGYEEYSRIDYNSPWIQDTKWQKDRVFMGLKSPYANEFSLYYNAEFKYFKMLLKYIKRKTYNEIYSANQEELGLESIKDTDNNYKVYYNGKKTANDIVSLNLSSNEISIFNTKNYFDLNLSYLHKKGSATNYLSTTGKNIIYNGKTIKSSELPFVYEPFIANFTHNLFYDNFNLINEITYHSAKNDLYSQYDKNLNMQIFSDTKLKSYLNWNLGFGYTKNIKNTKLKISFNILNILNSKNKISVFNCNNELCYKYANSRLYTFNLNYNF from the coding sequence ATGAAGCAATTTTGCAAAAATAAAATTAGGCTAAGCATATTTTTAGCTACATATATTTATGCAAATACCTTAGATGAAATCAATATTAATGCAGTGCAAAATATTGATTATTTAGAATTTTCTAACACTATTTACAATAAAGCCTATCTTAATACTCAAATAAAACAAAATCACACTTTAGATGAACTTATCAAAAATCATACAAATATAAGAATTACTACTAAAGATAGCGATAATTCAAATTCTTTAAAGCCAGATGATTTTTCAATCAATGGTGCTAAAACCTATCAAAATCAAATGTTTATAGATGGAATAAACATAACAAGCACCATTCAACCAGCTATGTCAAAAACGCTATATAAAAATGTCTGGTATAACCCATCTCTTGGTTCATATTCGCTTAATATAGATAGCGAAATTATAGATAATTTAAGCATTTATGATAGTTTTGTAAGTGCTAGTTATGGTGGATTTTTAGGTGGAGTAATTGATGCAAAAATCAAAAGCCCATCAAAAAATCCAAGTGGTGGATTTAGTCTTGGATATAGCTTTCAAGATAATATTTTTATAGATGATAAAATAAGGCAAAAATATTCTAGTGGATATGGTTATCAAGATTTTAGTAATTATTATAAAAGATATTTCAGTGCTAATTTTAGCTCATATTTAAATGATACTTTTGGAATTTTATTTTTTATAAGTAGTAATTATTCAAATACAAAAATAAAACAAAAAGATATATACACAATAAATAAAATCAGCGATACAAATAACTTAATTTTGCTAAAAACTCAAAAAGATTATGATAACCATATTCTTAGCTCAACTTTTATTTATAATCCTTATTTAATAAATCAATTTCAAGAAGGCGTAATTGATTCTAATATGAAAGTAAATTATGGTGGATTTAGCCTAGCTTTTAATCTTGAAAGTGAATTAAAAAATATAAATCTTAATCAGCATTTATCATTTTTAAAATCAAATTCTTCAAGAATTTATGATAAAAAAGTTCAGTATCAATTCATCTTACCTTCAGGTATAAAGCAAAGTTATGGTGGGCTAGGAGATACCTTACAAACTGAAAAATCATATCAATATAAATTAGACGCTAAAACTAATGAATTTAAAAATAATGATTTAGAATATAGCTTTAATTTTGGTTTTGAACTTAGTAAAAATCAAGGCAAAATAAATAGAATTAATCCTTATACAAGATATGAAAAACCAATTGATATTCTAGCTTGTAAAGAAAATGATATTAGTTGCATAAATAATCAATATTTTTCATATTATGAAACACATTTTGCAAAAGCTAAAAAATCAATAAATAACTACGCTCAATTTATACAAAGCGATATTAAATATCATAATTTTAGATTTAGATTAGGTCTTAGAAATGATTATGATAGCCTTAGCAAAAGATTTAATATAGCCCCTAGAACAGGACTTGAGTATTATTTAAATGATAATCAATTTTTAGGATTTGGATTTAATAAATATTATGATAAAGGGCTTTTAGCTTATATTTTATATGATGATTATTTTAGTGGATATGAAGAGTATTCAAGAATTGATTATAATAGCCCTTGGATACAAGATACAAAATGGCAAAAAGATAGAGTTTTTATGGGATTAAAAAGCCCTTATGCTAATGAGTTTAGCCTATATTACAACGCAGAATTTAAATATTTTAAAATGCTATTAAAATACATTAAACGCAAAACTTATAATGAAATTTATTCAGCAAATCAAGAAGAATTAGGCTTAGAAAGTATAAAAGATACTGATAATAATTATAAAGTTTATTATAATGGCAAAAAAACAGCTAATGATATTGTAAGTCTTAATTTATCTAGCAATGAAATTAGTATATTTAATACTAAAAATTATTTTGATTTAAATCTTAGCTATCTACATAAAAAAGGTAGTGCGACTAATTATTTAAGCACAACTGGTAAAAACATAATCTATAATGGTAAAACTATAAAATCAAGCGAATTGCCATTTGTTTATGAGCCTTTTATAGCTAATTTTACTCATAATTTATTTTATGATAATTTTAACTTGATTAATGAAATCACTTATCATTCAGCGAAAAATGATTTATATTCACAATACGATAAGAATTTAAATATGCAAATATTTAGCGATACTAAACTTAAGTCATATTTGAATTGGAATTTAGGATTTGGTTATACTAAAAATATTAAAAATACTAAATTAAAAATAAGTTTTAATATCTTAAATATTTTAAATAGCAAAAATAAAATCAGCGTATTTAATTGCAATAACGAATTATGTTATAAATACGCTAATTCAAGGCTATATACTTTTAATCTAAATTATAATTTTTAA
- a CDS encoding TonB family protein: protein MKILLLQQKNKIAFFISFLVHAVLLACFFRIDVKTSEIKNDKALAVLFYAPSIPQNAVKEEIIEEVKEIKEEIIKEEIKEEKFALKPKKKHHKKPKPKQEVKEIKKTQDEPITSQNEPLASKINEAKPTTTISNNTPAGGNNQDELISHIQSVLNKTAKSNYPMSSRKRREQGVVVVGFTYDYGKAKNIKILKPSKYENLNKAGIKSVEIAKFKRYERVLDISVPLKFSLH from the coding sequence ATGAAAATTTTGCTATTGCAACAGAAAAATAAAATCGCATTTTTCATCTCCTTTTTAGTTCATGCGGTTTTGTTGGCGTGTTTTTTTAGAATTGATGTAAAGACAAGTGAGATTAAAAATGATAAAGCTTTAGCGGTGCTTTTTTATGCTCCTAGCATACCCCAAAATGCTGTTAAAGAAGAAATAATTGAAGAAGTAAAAGAAATAAAAGAAGAAATAATCAAAGAAGAGATAAAAGAAGAAAAATTTGCTTTAAAACCTAAAAAAAAGCACCATAAAAAACCAAAACCAAAGCAAGAAGTAAAAGAAATTAAAAAAACTCAAGATGAGCCAATCACATCTCAAAACGAACCTTTAGCAAGCAAGATAAATGAAGCTAAACCAACTACTACAATTAGTAATAATACTCCTGCAGGTGGGAATAATCAAGATGAATTAATCTCTCATATTCAATCAGTTTTAAATAAAACTGCTAAGAGCAATTATCCTATGAGTTCAAGAAAAAGGCGTGAGCAAGGAGTAGTGGTTGTAGGATTTACCTATGATTATGGTAAGGCAAAAAATATAAAAATACTTAAGCCATCAAAATATGAAAATCTAAATAAAGCAGGGATTAAAAGCGTTGAGATAGCGAAATTTAAGCGTTATGAAAGAGTTTTAGATATTAGTGTGCCGCTTAAGTTTAGCTTACATTAA
- the exbD gene encoding TonB system transport protein ExbD translates to MMRVNKEGLNLVPFIDIMLVLLCIVLSVSTFIAEEKIAINLPKSENSVSIDDKQKVFISINETGEIFYNESLLSVDELKTKLSSISKDEIVILRSDENASYKHFVKIVDILKELKHENFAIATEK, encoded by the coding sequence ATAATGAGAGTAAATAAAGAAGGCTTAAATCTAGTTCCATTTATTGATATTATGCTAGTTTTACTTTGCATTGTTTTAAGTGTTAGCACCTTTATAGCAGAAGAAAAAATCGCTATAAACTTACCAAAATCAGAAAATAGCGTAAGCATTGATGATAAGCAAAAAGTATTTATAAGTATTAATGAAACTGGCGAGATATTTTATAATGAAAGTTTGCTTAGCGTAGATGAATTAAAGACAAAATTATCAAGCATTAGTAAAGATGAAATTGTAATTTTACGCTCTGATGAGAACGCTAGTTATAAACATTTTGTAAAAATAGTGGATATTTTAAAAGAGTTAAAGCATGAAAATTTTGCTATTGCAACAGAAAAATAA
- the exbB gene encoding TonB-system energizer ExbB, with the protein MEFLKEYLDYFVFAILFFMSFLVLAFSIERLIFFKNIDIKNYKCKDELEIALSKNLTCLYIVYQNAPYIGLLGTVIGIMITFYDMANAATMDAKSIMLGLSLALKATALGLVVAIPTLMIYNAFIRKVDVVLSRFKENNESK; encoded by the coding sequence GTGGAATTTTTAAAAGAATATTTAGATTATTTTGTGTTTGCGATATTATTTTTTATGAGCTTTTTAGTTTTGGCATTTAGTATTGAAAGGCTAATATTTTTTAAAAATATTGATATTAAAAATTATAAATGTAAAGATGAATTAGAAATAGCACTTAGTAAAAATCTCACCTGTCTTTACATCGTTTATCAAAACGCTCCTTATATAGGTTTGCTTGGCACGGTAATAGGCATAATGATTACATTTTATGATATGGCAAATGCGGCTACTATGGACGCAAAAAGTATTATGCTAGGGCTTTCGCTAGCACTAAAAGCAACAGCACTTGGACTTGTTGTGGCAATCCCAACTCTTATGATATATAACGCATTTATTAGAAAAGTTGATGTTGTATTATCAAGATTTAAGGAAAATAATGAGAGTAAATAA
- a CDS encoding TonB-dependent receptor codes for MRKSLKLSLALCLFGGVGLLANENANLDTIEVNASSIGYSNVDSLKISNKNAGAIRDVMRDIPGVYVAGTNQFNQKLYMRGVNDRGINITIDGARQRGNIFHHSADLVLDVDLLKAIDVGVGVLSVANNSGALGGSVAFKTASAFDLLEGDESFGGKFKTGYSTNNKEWQKSIMAYGKTDNNFGLLAYINHKNYGFGKDGNGNDIGGKGHDLSYLFKVNYEKDEHKAGLSYEHTEYDGDFPFRGEFGGSVAFDTGTLKAGERAQPILPQIMQRDTYTFNYNYNPNELIDSEFRVYHTEHRLIKDEVPNYAEFKKSGGKAFLSNDGVKTTGAYLNNKSRFENNSFNQEVFYGLEWYQTTSFRKNHSSLKDATNGAISVTPTNNHPKEVANNLSVFLQDTIQIGGFSIIPGVRFDRFTIDNFGKKTQGFNNFSPALALDYKAENGINLFAGYSKVFRGPDPIEALRLSENTFNTNYIDENLEPETGDAYEAGFGYKNNFNEHNVNFVAKYFYTDYKNLIKENVSVTTTQNGQNVTNNYNRMNMGKSNVRGVELYASYAYENLKFSASYTHQTTKHKDKSKVGGVMAYSDSGDKYTFNAEYFASPIDTLFGYNLIAFAGKTLEDGTKKAGYGVSEIYASYMPTQNLEINLSVGNLFDKTYVSHSQRRFGVETANDYEAGRNIKLGFSYKF; via the coding sequence TTGAGAAAATCTTTAAAACTTTCTTTGGCTTTATGCTTATTTGGTGGTGTTGGCTTATTGGCTAATGAGAATGCTAATCTTGATACTATTGAAGTAAATGCTAGTTCAATTGGATATTCTAATGTTGATTCGCTAAAAATTTCAAACAAAAACGCAGGTGCAATAAGAGATGTTATGCGTGATATTCCAGGTGTTTATGTAGCAGGGACAAATCAGTTTAATCAAAAACTTTATATGCGTGGTGTAAATGATAGGGGTATTAATATTACTATTGATGGTGCAAGACAACGTGGAAATATTTTTCATCACTCGGCTGATTTAGTTTTAGATGTTGATTTATTAAAAGCTATTGATGTTGGCGTGGGTGTTTTAAGTGTTGCTAATAACTCAGGTGCTTTAGGTGGTTCGGTTGCGTTTAAGACTGCAAGTGCATTTGATTTATTAGAAGGTGATGAGAGTTTTGGTGGTAAGTTTAAGACAGGCTATTCAACTAATAATAAAGAATGGCAAAAAAGCATAATGGCTTATGGTAAAACTGATAATAATTTTGGTCTTTTAGCATATATTAATCATAAAAATTATGGCTTCGGAAAAGATGGAAATGGCAATGATATTGGTGGTAAGGGTCATGATTTAAGCTATTTATTTAAAGTAAATTATGAAAAAGATGAGCATAAAGCAGGTCTTAGCTATGAGCATACTGAATATGATGGTGATTTTCCATTTAGGGGTGAGTTTGGTGGCTCGGTGGCATTTGATACAGGCACACTAAAAGCAGGAGAAAGAGCTCAACCTATTTTGCCTCAAATTATGCAAAGAGATACCTATACATTTAATTACAATTACAATCCAAATGAATTAATTGATAGCGAATTTAGAGTTTATCATACAGAGCATAGGCTTATAAAAGATGAAGTTCCAAATTATGCAGAGTTTAAAAAATCAGGTGGTAAAGCATTTTTATCAAATGATGGGGTAAAAACCACAGGTGCTTATTTAAACAATAAATCAAGATTTGAAAATAATAGCTTTAATCAAGAAGTATTTTATGGACTTGAGTGGTATCAAACTACAAGCTTTAGAAAAAATCATTCAAGTTTAAAAGATGCAACAAATGGAGCAATTTCTGTAACTCCTACAAACAATCATCCTAAAGAAGTAGCAAACAACCTATCAGTATTTTTACAAGATACTATTCAAATTGGTGGATTTAGCATAATTCCTGGAGTTAGATTTGATAGATTTACTATAGATAATTTTGGTAAGAAAACTCAAGGATTTAATAATTTTAGCCCTGCGTTAGCACTTGATTATAAGGCAGAAAACGGCATTAATTTATTTGCTGGGTATTCAAAAGTATTTAGAGGGCCTGATCCGATTGAAGCTTTAAGACTTAGTGAAAATACATTTAATACAAATTATATTGATGAGAATTTAGAGCCTGAAACAGGTGATGCTTATGAAGCTGGATTTGGGTATAAAAATAACTTTAATGAACATAATGTTAATTTTGTAGCTAAGTATTTTTATACTGATTATAAGAATTTAATTAAAGAAAATGTAAGCGTAACAACTACTCAAAACGGACAAAATGTTACAAATAATTATAATCGTATGAATATGGGTAAATCTAATGTTCGTGGGGTTGAATTATATGCTTCTTATGCTTATGAGAATTTAAAATTTAGTGCAAGTTATACTCATCAAACAACAAAACATAAAGATAAAAGTAAAGTTGGTGGCGTAATGGCATATAGTGATAGTGGGGATAAATATACATTTAATGCTGAATATTTTGCTAGTCCAATTGATACATTATTTGGTTATAACCTAATAGCTTTTGCTGGTAAGACTTTAGAAGATGGAACTAAAAAAGCAGGTTATGGAGTAAGCGAAATATATGCAAGTTATATGCCTACTCAAAATCTTGAAATAAACTTAAGCGTTGGCAATCTATTTGATAAAACTTATGTTTCACATTCTCAAAGAAGATTTGGGGTTGAGACTGCAAATGACTATGAAGCAGGAAGAAATATAAAACTAGGCTTTAGTTACAAATTCTAA
- the recO gene encoding recombination protein RecO yields the protein MQGIILNTFSVRDKDLIVFILSSEELVKCYRFYGVRHSHLIVGNIIDYELSIQPLFLPKLHSTMQLALPWNDYEIIKAWQSFCVLLYEHLKDNQECGSFYYDLSLRIINRLKTQHYKRVFLDAYALMIEYEGRLYFSETCTECNKELNDFFSLGEGFLMYCRGCKVSVSINKIKMKDYLKNKNSAIFEDSEIDLLYEVFSKKL from the coding sequence TTGCAAGGAATAATTTTAAATACCTTTAGCGTTAGGGATAAAGATTTAATAGTCTTTATCCTAAGTAGCGAAGAATTAGTAAAATGCTATAGATTTTACGGAGTTAGACACTCACATTTAATAGTCGGAAATATTATTGATTATGAGCTAAGTATTCAGCCTTTATTTTTGCCAAAATTACATTCAACAATGCAATTAGCCTTACCTTGGAATGATTATGAGATTATTAAGGCTTGGCAGAGTTTTTGTGTGCTTTTATATGAGCATTTAAAAGATAATCAAGAGTGCGGAAGTTTTTATTATGATTTAAGTTTAAGAATAATCAATAGATTAAAAACTCAGCATTATAAAAGGGTGTTTTTAGATGCTTATGCTTTGATGATTGAGTATGAAGGTAGGCTTTATTTTAGTGAAACTTGCACGGAATGCAATAAAGAATTAAATGATTTTTTTTCTTTAGGAGAAGGATTTTTAATGTATTGTAGGGGTTGTAAAGTGAGTGTAAGTATCAATAAAATTAAGATGAAAGATTATCTAAAAAATAAAAATTCAGCTATATTTGAAGATAGCGAAATAGATTTATTATACGAAGTATTTTCTAAAAAATTATAA
- a CDS encoding ATP-binding protein — protein MCEHLFKNELSKRLIKEVARACDKFNLIEEGDKVLVGLSGGKDSLSLLMLLKHMQRAVPFKFEFEAVTLSYGMGEDYKYLSNYCKILGIKHTIIESNIYEISSEKIRQNSSFCSFFSRMRRGYLYTYAKENGFNKLALGHHLDDAIESFFMNFTYNGALRTLAAKFTSAQGITVIRPLIFVRERMLRENAIKNGLKTIGDEACPAMRFDVKMPHARAETKELLASLEAQNPKLFKSLENAFFNIHYDTFFANEGANYCKE, from the coding sequence ATGTGCGAACATTTGTTTAAAAATGAGCTTAGTAAAAGACTTATTAAAGAAGTGGCAAGAGCTTGTGATAAATTTAATTTAATTGAAGAAGGCGATAAGGTTTTAGTAGGACTTAGCGGTGGAAAAGATAGCTTAAGCTTACTAATGCTACTTAAACATATGCAAAGAGCAGTCCCGTTTAAGTTTGAATTTGAAGCAGTAACGCTTAGTTATGGAATGGGTGAAGATTATAAATATTTAAGCAATTATTGCAAGATTTTAGGTATAAAACATACAATAATTGAAAGTAATATTTATGAGATTTCTAGTGAAAAAATCCGTCAAAATTCAAGCTTTTGCTCGTTTTTCTCTCGTATGAGAAGGGGATATTTATATACTTATGCTAAGGAAAATGGCTTTAATAAATTAGCGTTAGGTCATCATTTAGATGATGCTATTGAGAGCTTTTTTATGAACTTTACTTATAATGGAGCTTTAAGAACACTTGCTGCGAAATTCACTTCAGCACAAGGAATTACCGTAATTCGCCCTTTGATATTTGTTCGTGAAAGAATGCTAAGAGAAAATGCTATTAAAAATGGTCTTAAAACAATAGGCGATGAAGCTTGCCCTGCTATGAGATTTGATGTGAAAATGCCACACGCAAGAGCAGAAACAAAAGAGCTTTTAGCAAGTCTTGAAGCACAAAACCCAAAATTATTTAAAAGTCTTGAAAATGCCTTTTTTAACATTCATTACGATACTTTTTTTGCAAACGAAGGTGCTAATTATTGCAAGGAATAA
- a CDS encoding ACP S-malonyltransferase — protein sequence MNYAFLYPGQGSQSAFMGQELFDNFEFVRKTYDEVSSFCGIDFQELIFSKNDRLDISEFTQPAILLNSIMYYKVFEKLLEENGISLRKKDDIKPFISYENTPSLGHSLGEFSALCANNALELKNALKLVNMRGRYMQECASSENPASMMVILGLDDNLVEEICAKANKENKQIYAANYNCDGQIVVAGLKKDLENSIDDFKNAGAKRAMLLNMSVASHCPLMQSAANKLEKELLFNDDFIPVISNAFIKPYSTKNEAILAIKEQLIKPVLYKQSIKSIENSVDGFIEFGSSVLCGLNKKITNKPSISIKSLEDIENFIKTFKENQ from the coding sequence ATGAATTACGCATTTTTATACCCAGGTCAAGGTTCTCAAAGTGCTTTTATGGGTCAAGAATTATTTGATAATTTTGAGTTTGTAAGAAAAACTTATGATGAAGTTAGTAGTTTTTGTGGTATTGATTTTCAAGAATTAATTTTTAGTAAAAATGATAGATTAGATATAAGTGAATTTACCCAACCTGCAATATTACTAAATAGCATTATGTATTATAAAGTATTTGAAAAATTACTAGAAGAAAATGGAATTTCTTTAAGAAAAAAAGATGATATAAAGCCTTTTATTAGTTATGAAAACACTCCATCTTTAGGGCATTCTTTAGGAGAATTTTCGGCTTTATGTGCAAATAATGCACTTGAATTAAAAAATGCTTTAAAGCTAGTAAATATGCGTGGAAGATATATGCAAGAATGTGCAAGTAGTGAAAATCCTGCTTCTATGATGGTTATTTTAGGTTTAGATGATAATTTAGTAGAAGAAATTTGTGCTAAAGCAAATAAGGAAAATAAGCAAATCTATGCTGCAAATTACAATTGCGATGGTCAAATAGTCGTAGCTGGGCTTAAAAAAGATTTAGAAAATAGCATAGATGATTTTAAAAATGCTGGAGCAAAAAGAGCAATGCTACTTAATATGAGCGTAGCAAGTCATTGCCCTTTAATGCAAAGTGCAGCTAATAAATTAGAAAAAGAATTGTTATTTAATGATGATTTCATACCAGTAATCTCAAATGCTTTTATAAAGCCTTATAGCACTAAAAATGAAGCTATTTTAGCTATAAAAGAGCAACTTATTAAGCCTGTTTTATATAAACAAAGCATAAAAAGTATAGAAAATAGCGTTGATGGTTTTATAGAATTTGGAAGCAGTGTTTTATGCGGACTTAATAAAAAAATAACAAACAAACCAAGTATTAGTATAAAAAGCCTAGAAGATATTGAAAACTTTATAAAAACATTTAAGGAAAACCAATGA
- a CDS encoding peptidylprolyl isomerase: MAIKKDSVVSLNFILRDAKTNEVLENNTDFHPISFLLGRNQVLEALEDEIAKLNEGDESDILITKDKAWQEYDENLVQELPKEQFAGIDLNVGLELFGENEDGSTVRVVVKEIKDSSVVIDYNHPYAGRDLLFTVNIKEVRDATPEELESGAVAQAGGCGCGNHGHSGCKGDGSCGHHHDDEDDHHHHHHGGGCCRG, from the coding sequence ATGGCTATAAAAAAAGACAGCGTAGTATCACTTAATTTTATATTGCGTGATGCAAAAACTAATGAAGTATTAGAAAATAATACTGATTTTCATCCTATTTCATTTTTATTAGGTAGAAATCAAGTATTAGAGGCTTTAGAAGATGAAATTGCTAAACTAAATGAGGGTGATGAAAGTGATATTTTAATCACTAAAGATAAAGCTTGGCAAGAATATGATGAGAATTTGGTTCAAGAATTACCAAAAGAACAATTCGCAGGCATTGATTTAAATGTTGGCTTAGAATTATTCGGAGAAAACGAAGATGGCTCAACAGTTAGAGTTGTTGTTAAAGAAATCAAAGATAGTAGCGTAGTAATTGATTATAATCATCCTTATGCAGGAAGAGATTTATTATTTACCGTAAATATTAAAGAAGTAAGAGATGCTACTCCTGAAGAATTAGAAAGTGGTGCAGTAGCACAAGCTGGTGGATGTGGATGTGGAAATCACGGACATAGTGGTTGCAAAGGCGATGGAAGTTGCGGTCATCATCATGATGATGAAGATGATCATCACCATCATCACCACGGCGGCGGTTGTTGCAGAGGTTAA